A genome region from Alistipes dispar includes the following:
- a CDS encoding aminotransferase class I/II-fold pyridoxal phosphate-dependent enzyme: MVDIFARLEKNAGGPIGQYMSYAHGYFAFPKLEGEIGPHMVFRGKKMLNWSLNNYLGLANHPEVRKADAEGAAEFGMAAPMGARMMSGQTKYHERLERELAEFVGKEDAFLLNFGYQGMLSIIDCLLTPRDVVVYDAEAHACIIDGLRLHKGKRFVYGHNDMDSLRLQLKHATELAEEQNGGVLVITEGVFGMKGDLGKLDEIVALKKDFQFRLLVDDAHGFGTMGEGGRGTASHFGVVDGVDVLFNTFAKSMAGIGAFVSGPRWLINLLRYNMRSQLYAKSLPMPMVIGALKRLELIRNHPEYQQKLWEIVRALQSGLKENGFNIGVTNSPVTPVFMKGGIPEATNLIVDLRENHGVFCSIVVYPVIPKGEIILRVIPTAAHTLEDVNYTLEAFKSVRDKLESGYYASLPIPVRADEGFKVR; encoded by the coding sequence ATGGTTGATATTTTTGCACGCCTCGAAAAAAATGCGGGCGGACCTATCGGTCAGTACATGTCGTACGCTCACGGCTATTTCGCCTTCCCGAAACTCGAGGGCGAGATCGGTCCCCACATGGTGTTCCGGGGAAAGAAGATGCTCAACTGGAGCCTGAACAACTACCTGGGACTGGCCAACCATCCCGAGGTGCGCAAGGCCGATGCCGAAGGCGCCGCCGAGTTCGGCATGGCGGCTCCGATGGGAGCGCGCATGATGAGCGGCCAGACCAAATACCACGAGCGGCTGGAACGCGAGCTGGCCGAGTTCGTCGGCAAGGAGGACGCCTTCCTGCTCAACTTCGGCTACCAGGGCATGCTGTCGATCATCGACTGCCTGCTCACCCCCCGCGACGTGGTGGTTTACGACGCCGAGGCGCATGCCTGCATCATCGACGGCCTGCGTCTGCACAAGGGCAAGCGCTTCGTCTATGGCCACAACGACATGGATTCGCTGCGTCTGCAACTCAAACACGCCACCGAACTGGCCGAGGAACAGAACGGCGGCGTGCTGGTCATCACCGAAGGGGTGTTCGGCATGAAGGGCGACCTGGGCAAACTCGACGAGATCGTGGCGCTGAAGAAGGACTTCCAGTTCCGCCTGCTGGTGGACGATGCGCACGGCTTCGGCACGATGGGCGAGGGCGGTCGCGGTACGGCTTCGCATTTCGGCGTGGTGGACGGCGTGGATGTGCTGTTCAACACCTTCGCCAAGTCGATGGCCGGCATCGGAGCATTCGTGAGCGGCCCCCGCTGGCTGATCAACCTGCTGCGTTACAACATGCGTTCGCAGCTCTACGCCAAGTCGCTCCCGATGCCCATGGTGATCGGCGCGCTGAAGCGTCTGGAGCTGATCCGCAACCACCCCGAGTACCAGCAGAAACTCTGGGAGATCGTCCGCGCATTGCAGAGCGGTCTGAAGGAGAACGGGTTCAATATAGGTGTGACGAATTCGCCCGTGACCCCCGTTTTCATGAAGGGCGGCATTCCCGAGGCGACGAACCTGATCGTCGATCTGCGCGAGAACCACGGCGTGTTCTGTTCGATCGTCGTCTATCCGGTGATCCCGAAGGGCGAGATCATTCTGCGCGTGATTCCGACGGCGGCCCATACGCTCGAGGACGTGAACTATACGCTCGAGGCGTTCAAGTCGGTGCGCGACAAGCTCGAAAGCGGTTACTATGCGAGCCTGCCCATTCCGGTCCGCGCCGACGAGGGATTCAAGGTCCGCTGA
- a CDS encoding transcriptional regulator, with protein sequence MCDKSGTDLLSGHCDGSFPAPLSGQLAARKNSRVVRWYVLTLPVCHRGPAPGLRQEQERRLRSGEPPFEFFAPSYVEVRHENGRPVNTRRPLLYNYVFIRSSENELFRLKRQLPQYNFLPRVRDGREEYYPYLSDEAMRNLQWVARAYSDELPVYVPEAPLPVKGDRVRITSGRFKGVEARVAVRPGGGRREIVVCVENWMWVPLLHVRPGEYELIGLHEAGKRVYESLDNDRLLEGLHGALGRHHGPEGATDDDRALAGEALRLCGGLRTESDVLRSKLQALLLPAYTILVEKEALERLLGTVREQLSHVKAEQSRALLLVTLYGCTGSRDCCDRAHAIIDGWRKEPAPRKSKRRLMRWLEDFDRWLGEDARPEVR encoded by the coding sequence ATGTGTGACAAGAGCGGAACGGACCTTTTGTCCGGGCATTGCGACGGGAGCTTTCCCGCCCCGCTTTCCGGACAGCTCGCAGCGCGGAAGAACAGCCGGGTCGTCCGGTGGTACGTGCTGACGCTTCCGGTGTGTCACCGGGGGCCCGCTCCGGGGCTCCGGCAGGAACAGGAACGGCGCCTGCGGAGCGGCGAACCGCCGTTCGAGTTCTTCGCCCCCTCCTATGTGGAGGTGCGTCACGAAAACGGCCGTCCGGTCAATACGCGCCGTCCCCTGCTCTACAACTACGTCTTCATCCGCTCGTCGGAAAACGAGCTGTTCCGGCTGAAGCGTCAGTTGCCCCAATACAACTTCCTGCCCCGCGTGCGTGACGGCAGGGAGGAATACTACCCCTATCTGTCCGACGAGGCGATGCGGAATCTTCAATGGGTGGCGCGGGCCTATTCCGACGAACTTCCCGTCTATGTTCCGGAAGCGCCGCTGCCCGTGAAGGGCGACCGGGTGCGTATCACGTCGGGGCGTTTCAAGGGCGTCGAGGCGCGTGTGGCCGTCCGGCCCGGGGGCGGACGCAGGGAGATCGTGGTATGCGTGGAGAACTGGATGTGGGTTCCCCTGCTGCACGTCCGCCCCGGAGAGTACGAACTCATCGGACTGCACGAAGCGGGCAAGCGCGTCTATGAGAGTCTGGACAACGACCGCCTGCTCGAAGGGCTGCACGGGGCGCTGGGACGCCACCACGGCCCGGAGGGAGCGACGGACGACGACAGGGCGCTGGCCGGCGAGGCGCTGCGGCTCTGCGGAGGGCTGCGGACGGAGAGCGACGTGCTGCGCAGCAAGCTCCAGGCGCTGCTGCTGCCGGCCTATACGATCCTTGTGGAGAAAGAGGCGCTGGAGCGCCTGCTCGGAACGGTCCGGGAGCAGCTTTCGCACGTGAAGGCGGAGCAGTCCCGCGCCCTGCTGCTCGTCACCCTCTACGGCTGTACGGGCAGTCGGGACTGCTGCGACCGGGCGCACGCCATCATCGACGGCTGGCGGAAGGAGCCGGCGCCGCGGAAAAGCAAACGGCGGCTCATGCGCTGGCTGGAGGACTTCGACCGCTGGCTGGGTGAAGACGCACGGCCGGAGGTCCGCTGA